One window from the genome of Bradyrhizobium xenonodulans encodes:
- a CDS encoding biotin--[acetyl-CoA-carboxylase] ligase, with protein sequence MGFALGPRAQSAGYKLAAFERTGSTNTEAIEHARAGERGPMWFVTSEQTAGRGRRQRPWIAPKGNLAASILEVLDVAPAVAATLGFAAGLAEEAALEKVSLEAALRLGEGRPRYALKWPNDVLAGGKKLVGIGLEAEAVGDRLAVVVGIGTNVVAAPEGTPTPAVSLAALGVQISAEELFLALSDAWVEFRGIWDNGRGFAEIRKLWLERAAGLGERVAINTGTMTLEGIFDTLDDTGCLIVRTEDGRRLPVAAGEVFFGPVRSVGAA encoded by the coding sequence ATGGGGTTCGCGCTCGGTCCTCGCGCACAATCGGCGGGCTACAAGCTCGCGGCTTTCGAACGGACCGGCTCGACCAATACCGAGGCGATCGAACACGCAAGAGCCGGCGAACGCGGCCCGATGTGGTTCGTCACATCCGAGCAGACCGCCGGCCGCGGCCGGCGCCAGCGCCCCTGGATCGCGCCGAAGGGCAATCTCGCCGCCAGCATCCTCGAGGTCCTGGACGTCGCGCCCGCCGTCGCTGCCACGCTCGGCTTTGCGGCCGGGCTGGCGGAGGAGGCGGCGCTGGAGAAGGTCAGCCTGGAGGCTGCGCTCCGCCTCGGCGAGGGCCGTCCCCGCTACGCGCTGAAATGGCCGAACGACGTGCTCGCTGGCGGCAAGAAGCTCGTCGGCATCGGGCTCGAAGCCGAGGCGGTCGGCGACCGTCTGGCGGTGGTCGTCGGCATTGGGACCAACGTCGTGGCAGCTCCGGAAGGCACGCCCACGCCCGCTGTTTCGCTCGCCGCGCTCGGCGTCCAGATCAGCGCGGAGGAACTGTTCTTGGCGCTGTCGGACGCGTGGGTCGAGTTCCGCGGTATCTGGGACAATGGCCGCGGCTTTGCCGAGATCCGAAAACTCTGGCTGGAGCGCGCCGCTGGCCTCGGCGAGCGGGTCGCGATCAACACGGGAACGATGACGCTGGAAGGCATTTTTGACACCCTCGACGACACCGGCTGCCTGATCGTCCGTACCGAGGACGGCCGGCGCCTGCCGGTGGCGGCCGGCGAGGTGTTCTTTGGCCCGGTCCGCTCGGTGGGAGCTGCGTGA
- a CDS encoding NADH-quinone oxidoreductase subunit M has product MTTWPILSVTTFLPLVGALIVYLSRGDDEAARRNARWIALWTTLITFAVSVILVMRFDPANADFQFVEKANWLATGITYHMGVDGISLPLVILTTAIMPFCIIASWKAITNRVREYMMAFLILETLMIGTFSALDLVLFYLFFEGGLIPMFLIIGVWGGPRRVYASFKFFLYTLLGSVLMLLAIMALYWNGGTTDIPTLMHTAVPRSLQTWAWLAFFASFAVKMPMWPVHTWLPDAHVEAPTAGSVVLAAILLKMGGYGFLRFSLPMFPLASHDFAPFVFTLSAIAIIYTSLVALMQEDMKKLIAYSSVAHMGFVTMGIFAGTMQGVAGGVFQMISHGIVSGALFLCVGIVYDRMHTREIAAYGGLVNRMPLYALTFMVFTMANVGLPGTSGFVGEFMTLLGTFKVSIPTAFFATFGVILSAGYALWLYRKVVFGALVKPSLMSMKDLTLRECVTLFPLIALTILFGVYPKPVLDMSAASVQQLVNNYNTAVTAVKAAALLQ; this is encoded by the coding sequence ATGACAACCTGGCCCATCCTTTCGGTCACGACGTTCCTGCCGCTGGTCGGCGCGCTGATCGTCTATCTCAGCCGCGGTGACGACGAGGCCGCCCGGCGCAATGCGCGCTGGATCGCACTCTGGACCACGCTGATCACCTTCGCGGTGTCGGTGATCCTGGTGATGCGCTTCGACCCTGCGAATGCCGATTTCCAGTTCGTCGAGAAGGCGAACTGGCTCGCCACCGGCATCACCTACCACATGGGCGTCGACGGCATCTCGCTGCCGCTGGTGATTCTGACCACCGCGATCATGCCGTTCTGCATCATCGCGAGCTGGAAGGCGATCACGAACCGCGTCCGCGAATACATGATGGCGTTCCTGATCCTGGAAACGCTGATGATCGGCACCTTCTCGGCGCTCGATCTCGTGCTGTTCTATCTGTTCTTCGAGGGTGGCCTGATCCCGATGTTCCTGATCATCGGCGTCTGGGGCGGTCCGCGCCGGGTCTACGCGTCGTTCAAGTTCTTCCTCTACACGCTGCTCGGCTCGGTCCTGATGCTGCTCGCCATCATGGCGCTGTACTGGAACGGCGGCACCACCGACATCCCGACCCTGATGCACACCGCGGTGCCGCGCTCGTTGCAGACCTGGGCGTGGCTGGCCTTCTTCGCCTCCTTCGCGGTGAAGATGCCGATGTGGCCGGTGCACACCTGGCTGCCCGACGCGCATGTCGAGGCGCCGACGGCGGGCTCGGTGGTTCTGGCCGCGATCCTGCTGAAGATGGGCGGCTACGGCTTCCTGCGTTTCTCGCTGCCGATGTTCCCGCTGGCCTCGCACGATTTCGCGCCGTTCGTGTTCACGCTCTCGGCGATCGCCATCATCTACACCTCGCTGGTGGCGTTGATGCAGGAGGACATGAAGAAGCTGATCGCGTACTCCTCGGTCGCGCATATGGGCTTCGTCACCATGGGCATCTTCGCCGGCACCATGCAGGGCGTCGCCGGCGGCGTGTTCCAGATGATCTCGCACGGCATCGTCTCCGGCGCGCTGTTCCTCTGCGTCGGCATCGTCTACGACCGCATGCACACCCGCGAGATCGCGGCCTATGGCGGCCTCGTCAACCGGATGCCGCTCTACGCGCTGACCTTCATGGTCTTCACCATGGCCAATGTCGGTCTGCCCGGCACCTCGGGCTTCGTCGGCGAGTTCATGACGCTGCTCGGCACCTTCAAGGTCTCGATCCCGACCGCGTTCTTCGCCACCTTCGGCGTGATCCTGTCGGCGGGCTACGCGCTGTGGCTCTACCGCAAGGTCGTGTTCGGGGCGCTGGTCAAGCCGTCGCTGATGAGCATGAAGGATCTCACCTTGCGCGAGTGCGTGACGCTGTTCCCGCTGATCGCGCTGACGATCCTATTCGGCGTCTATCCGAAGCCGGTGCTCGACATGTCGGCCGCCTCGGTCCAGCAACTCGTCAACAACTACAACACCGCTGTGACGGCCGTGAAGGCCGCCGCACTGCTCCAGTGA
- the mce gene encoding methylmalonyl-CoA epimerase: MLGRLNHVAIATKDAVKSAKIYGAAFGAQISEAVPLPEHGVITVFATLPNTKIEFIEPLGEASPIAKFLERNADGGIHHVCYEVVDIIASRDTLVKEGARVLGDGTPKIGAHGKPVLFLHPKDFSGALVEIEQA; encoded by the coding sequence ATGCTGGGCCGGCTCAACCATGTCGCGATCGCGACCAAGGACGCCGTCAAGTCTGCGAAGATCTATGGCGCCGCATTCGGAGCGCAGATCTCGGAGGCCGTCCCGCTTCCCGAGCATGGCGTCATCACCGTGTTCGCGACGCTCCCCAACACCAAGATCGAGTTCATCGAGCCGCTCGGGGAAGCCTCGCCGATCGCAAAATTCCTCGAGCGCAATGCCGACGGCGGCATCCACCATGTCTGCTACGAGGTCGTTGACATCATCGCCTCGCGCGACACGCTGGTGAAGGAGGGGGCAAGGGTGCTCGGCGACGGCACGCCGAAGATCGGCGCCCACGGCAAGCCGGTGCTGTTCCTGCACCCGAAGGATTTTTCCGGCGCGCTGGTCGAAATCGAGCAGGCATAG
- a CDS encoding ribonuclease J gives MAKPDELVFAPLGGVGEIGMNLSIYGLGNRQQRSWLAVDLGVSFGDEEHLPGIDLIMPDISFLEKERKNLMGLVLTHAHEDHFGAIIDLWPKLKCPIYATQFSAALFEAKCAAERNAPKIPVTVVPSGGRVDIGPFNVEFIPVAHSIPESHALAIHTDVGTVLHTGDWKIDPTPIIGRPTDEKRLRELGDAGLIALIGDSTNAVRDGRSPSEAEVAKTIVELVKAAKGRVAVTTFASNVARLKAVAAAARAADREVVVVGRAMERVVQVARETGYLDGVQNFRSPEVYGHLPQDKVLALCTGSQGEPRAALARIANDDHPEITLNRGDSVIFSSRTIPGNEKAVGSIINNLVLQGVEIITDRDHLVHVSGHPRRDELRDMIAWTRPQLLIPVHGEALHLHEHAKLARAAGVPRVLVVRNGDLVKLGPGDPGIVGEVPSGRLYKDGNILEDSKSRAVVERRRMAFSGCAFVAIAMTAQGELADDPEVDLVGIPEKNRAGEPFDDIVFDAVVSTVEGLPKARRRDPDALAESVRRAVRAVINEHWGKKPPCLVHVLTV, from the coding sequence ATGGCGAAGCCCGACGAACTGGTGTTTGCGCCACTCGGCGGTGTCGGCGAGATCGGCATGAACCTGTCGATCTACGGTCTCGGCAACCGCCAGCAGCGGTCCTGGCTGGCGGTCGATCTCGGCGTCTCCTTCGGCGATGAGGAGCATCTGCCGGGCATCGACCTGATCATGCCCGACATCAGCTTCCTGGAGAAGGAACGCAAGAACCTGATGGGCCTGGTGCTGACCCACGCCCATGAGGACCATTTCGGTGCCATCATCGACCTCTGGCCGAAACTGAAATGCCCGATCTACGCGACCCAGTTCAGCGCCGCGCTGTTCGAGGCCAAGTGCGCCGCCGAACGCAACGCCCCGAAGATTCCGGTGACCGTGGTGCCTTCGGGCGGGCGCGTCGATATCGGCCCGTTCAACGTCGAGTTCATCCCCGTCGCGCATTCGATACCGGAGTCGCACGCTCTGGCGATCCACACCGACGTCGGGACCGTGCTGCACACCGGCGATTGGAAGATCGACCCGACACCGATCATCGGTCGTCCCACTGACGAAAAGCGGCTGCGCGAATTGGGCGATGCGGGCCTGATCGCCCTGATCGGCGATTCCACCAACGCGGTGCGTGACGGCCGCTCGCCCTCGGAAGCCGAGGTCGCCAAAACCATTGTCGAGCTGGTCAAGGCCGCCAAGGGGCGGGTCGCAGTGACGACCTTTGCCTCCAACGTCGCGCGCCTCAAGGCCGTCGCGGCCGCGGCCAGGGCCGCCGATCGCGAGGTCGTCGTGGTCGGCCGCGCCATGGAGCGCGTCGTGCAGGTCGCGCGCGAGACCGGCTATCTCGACGGCGTGCAGAATTTCCGCTCGCCCGAGGTCTATGGCCATCTGCCGCAGGACAAGGTGCTGGCGCTTTGTACCGGCAGCCAGGGCGAGCCGCGCGCCGCGCTGGCGCGCATCGCCAATGACGACCATCCCGAGATCACCCTCAACCGCGGCGACAGCGTCATCTTCTCCTCGCGCACCATCCCGGGCAACGAGAAGGCGGTCGGCTCGATTATCAACAATCTGGTGCTTCAAGGCGTCGAGATCATCACCGACCGCGACCATCTGGTCCACGTCTCCGGCCATCCCCGCCGCGACGAGCTGCGCGACATGATCGCCTGGACCCGGCCGCAGCTCCTGATCCCCGTTCATGGCGAGGCCCTGCACCTGCATGAGCACGCCAAGCTCGCGCGCGCCGCCGGCGTGCCCCGCGTGCTGGTCGTCCGCAATGGCGACCTGGTCAAGCTCGGCCCCGGCGATCCCGGCATCGTCGGCGAGGTGCCGTCGGGCCGTCTCTACAAGGACGGCAACATCCTGGAGGATTCCAAGTCCCGCGCCGTGGTCGAGCGGCGCCGCATGGCCTTCTCCGGCTGCGCCTTCGTCGCCATCGCCATGACCGCGCAGGGCGAGCTCGCCGACGATCCCGAGGTCGATCTGGTCGGCATTCCCGAGAAGAACCGGGCCGGCGAGCCCTTCGACGACATCGTGTTCGATGCCGTGGTCTCCACCGTCGAAGGCCTGCCGAAGGCGCGCCGCAGGGATCCCGACGCTTTGGCCGAGTCGGTGCGACGCGCCGTCCGGGCCGTCATCAACGAACATTGGGGCAAAAAGCCCCCCTGTCTGGTACACGTCCTGACAGTTTAG
- a CDS encoding DUF1467 family protein translates to MAIQISTALAIYFVIWWIALFLTLPFGVRSQHEDGVGAPGTDPGAPILTRMGGKLIWTTIISAIIYGLGMLAYQAGYLSIERLSKLMGMPF, encoded by the coding sequence ATGGCCATCCAGATCTCAACCGCACTCGCGATCTACTTCGTCATCTGGTGGATCGCGCTGTTCCTGACGCTGCCGTTCGGCGTGCGCAGCCAGCATGAGGACGGCGTCGGCGCGCCCGGCACCGACCCCGGCGCGCCGATCCTGACGCGGATGGGCGGCAAGCTGATCTGGACCACGATCATCTCGGCGATCATCTACGGCCTCGGCATGCTCGCCTATCAGGCCGGCTATCTCTCGATCGAGCGCCTGTCGAAATTGATGGGCATGCCGTTCTAG
- the mtnK gene encoding S-methyl-5-thioribose kinase: MTGDRAGDYRILHEAALRDYLAGLPDLKALLGGEPAAWEITEVGDGNLNLVFIVKGASGGIAVKQALPYVRLVGESWPLPLSRAHYEYLALSKQAELAPGLVPALLHHNEALALTVMELLEPHIIMRKGMVAGTQYPRFVDDITTFMAQTLFFTSDLALSAADKKEAIAAFAGNHALCKITEDLIFTDPYRIAEQNRWTAPYLDGLAAELRDDMELHVAISRLKLKFMASPEAQLHGDLHTGSIMVTERQTRVIDPEFAFYGPMGFDVGAVLANLLMAYFASAGHERVPGERQAFEIWVLETVEQVWSEFARKFLDLWRAGAAGDAYPASLFAGENGATRLEAERQAYMQRLFADTVGFAAAKTIRRIFGLAHNIDFELIEDARKRAISEARAVRLARAMMVETGAFPAITDVTGAARKLRDWQPELSAG; encoded by the coding sequence ATGACCGGGGACCGGGCAGGGGACTATCGAATTCTTCACGAGGCGGCCTTGCGGGATTATCTCGCAGGCCTTCCGGACCTCAAGGCGCTTCTCGGCGGCGAGCCGGCCGCCTGGGAGATCACCGAGGTTGGCGACGGCAATCTCAATCTCGTCTTCATCGTCAAGGGGGCAAGCGGCGGCATCGCCGTCAAGCAGGCGCTACCTTACGTCCGCCTCGTCGGCGAGAGCTGGCCGCTGCCGCTGTCGCGGGCCCATTACGAATATCTCGCCCTGTCGAAGCAGGCCGAGCTCGCGCCCGGCCTCGTGCCGGCGTTGCTGCATCACAACGAGGCGCTGGCGCTGACGGTGATGGAGCTGCTCGAGCCCCACATCATCATGCGCAAGGGCATGGTCGCAGGAACGCAATATCCGCGCTTTGTGGACGACATCACCACCTTCATGGCGCAGACCCTGTTCTTCACCTCCGACCTCGCGCTCTCTGCCGCCGACAAGAAGGAGGCCATCGCCGCCTTCGCCGGCAACCATGCGCTCTGCAAGATCACCGAGGATCTGATCTTCACCGATCCCTACCGCATCGCCGAGCAGAACCGCTGGACCGCGCCCTATCTCGACGGCTTGGCCGCAGAGCTGCGCGACGACATGGAGCTGCATGTCGCGATCTCCCGGCTGAAGCTGAAATTCATGGCAAGTCCGGAGGCACAGCTCCACGGCGACCTCCACACCGGATCGATCATGGTGACGGAGCGCCAGACGCGGGTGATCGACCCCGAATTCGCGTTCTACGGCCCGATGGGATTCGACGTCGGCGCCGTGCTGGCGAACCTCTTGATGGCCTATTTTGCCTCCGCCGGCCACGAGCGTGTCCCGGGCGAGCGGCAGGCCTTCGAGATCTGGGTGCTGGAGACAGTCGAGCAGGTCTGGAGCGAGTTCGCCCGCAAATTCCTCGACCTCTGGCGTGCGGGAGCCGCGGGCGATGCCTATCCCGCCTCGCTCTTCGCCGGTGAGAACGGCGCCACGCGGCTGGAGGCCGAGCGGCAAGCCTATATGCAGCGTTTGTTCGCCGACACCGTCGGCTTCGCGGCTGCAAAGACCATCCGCCGCATCTTCGGCCTCGCGCACAACATCGACTTCGAGCTGATCGAGGATGCGCGGAAGCGCGCCATCAGCGAAGCCCGCGCCGTGCGGCTCGCACGGGCGATGATGGTGGAGACGGGGGCATTTCCGGCCATCACCGATGTCACGGGTGCAGCGCGGAAACTGCGCGACTGGCAGCCGGAGCTTTCGGCCGGCTAG
- the nuoN gene encoding NADH-quinone oxidoreductase subunit NuoN, with product MSFETAGYQLAPVLPEIVLAVGAMALLMLGAYRGQETTKAVTSLAVLLLVVVGVLEYMLPAGKQVTFGGSFIVDDFARFMKILALIGSAVTLVLSTEFLSDPSRRIFEYAILVLLSTLGMMVLISAGDLISLYLGLELMSLALYVVAASNRDNAKSTEAGLKYFVLGALSSGMLLYGSSLIYGFTGTVSFTGIAAAATVSNVGLVFGLVFLLAGLCFKVSAVPFHMWTPDVYEGAPTPVTAFFASAPKVAALAVFTRVTLTAFPGIVSQWQQILVFVAIASMALGSFAAIGQSNIKRLMAYSSIGHMGFALVGLASGTVEGAQGVLMYIVIYVAMTLGSFSVILAMKRNGLALEKISDFAGLSRTNPLLAFMFAMLLFSLAGIPPLAGFFAKWYVFVAAIKANLFTLAVVGVLSSVVGAYYYLAIVKTMYFDEPAGQVDPMRVEVKTVLAVSGLFTILFALFAGPVVSVASAAAKSLF from the coding sequence ATGAGCTTTGAGACTGCAGGTTATCAACTGGCGCCGGTGCTGCCCGAGATCGTGCTCGCGGTCGGCGCGATGGCGCTTCTGATGCTCGGGGCCTATCGCGGGCAGGAGACGACCAAGGCGGTGACCTCGCTCGCGGTCCTGCTCCTGGTCGTGGTCGGCGTGCTCGAATACATGCTGCCCGCGGGCAAGCAGGTGACCTTCGGCGGCAGCTTCATCGTCGACGACTTCGCCCGCTTCATGAAGATCCTGGCCCTGATCGGCTCGGCGGTGACGCTGGTGCTGTCGACCGAGTTCCTGTCCGACCCGTCGCGCCGCATCTTCGAATACGCCATCCTGGTGCTGCTCTCGACGCTCGGCATGATGGTGCTGATCTCGGCCGGCGACCTGATCTCGCTCTATCTCGGCCTCGAATTGATGTCGCTCGCGCTCTACGTCGTGGCGGCCTCGAACCGCGACAACGCCAAGTCGACCGAGGCCGGCCTGAAGTACTTCGTGCTCGGCGCGCTGTCCTCGGGCATGCTGCTGTACGGCTCCTCTTTGATTTACGGCTTCACCGGCACCGTCAGCTTCACCGGCATCGCCGCGGCCGCGACGGTGTCGAATGTCGGCCTCGTCTTTGGCCTGGTCTTCCTGCTTGCCGGCCTCTGCTTCAAGGTCTCGGCCGTGCCGTTCCACATGTGGACGCCGGACGTGTATGAGGGCGCCCCGACGCCGGTCACCGCCTTCTTCGCCTCGGCGCCGAAGGTGGCCGCGCTCGCCGTGTTCACCCGCGTCACGCTGACCGCGTTCCCCGGCATCGTCTCGCAATGGCAGCAGATCCTGGTGTTCGTGGCGATCGCTTCGATGGCGCTGGGGTCGTTCGCAGCGATCGGCCAGAGCAACATCAAGCGCCTGATGGCCTATTCCTCGATCGGCCATATGGGCTTTGCCCTGGTCGGTCTTGCCTCCGGCACGGTCGAGGGTGCGCAGGGCGTGCTGATGTACATCGTGATCTATGTCGCGATGACGCTCGGCTCGTTCTCGGTCATCCTCGCCATGAAGCGCAACGGCCTGGCTTTGGAGAAGATCAGCGATTTCGCCGGCCTGTCGCGCACCAATCCGCTGCTTGCCTTCATGTTCGCGATGCTGCTGTTCTCGCTCGCGGGCATTCCGCCGCTCGCCGGCTTCTTCGCCAAATGGTACGTCTTCGTCGCCGCCATCAAGGCGAATTTGTTCACGCTCGCCGTGGTCGGCGTGCTCTCCAGCGTGGTCGGCGCCTACTACTATCTCGCCATCGTCAAGACGATGTATTTCGACGAGCCGGCCGGTCAGGTCGATCCGATGCGCGTCGAGGTGAAGACGGTGCTGGCGGTTTCGGGCCTGTTCACCATCCTGTTCGCGCTGTTCGCGGGCCCGGTGGTGAGCGTCGCCTCCGCCGCCGCCAAGTCGCTGTTCTAG
- a CDS encoding ABC transporter permease yields the protein MLSFLFRRLLQTIPTVLAVVLLVFVLFSVVPGSIVTSMSDDADPQVELRLKKQLGLDQPVYVRFGAYIAKLVTGDFGTSFRTREPVTAMIAKRAWPTLQLIFAAMAFSVAIGVPLGFIAALRPGGIVDTLAMVVAVSGLSIAKFWLGLVLMYLFALKLGWLPSFGYGDGGLKYLLLPAVTLGVSPMALFARTTRAAVLEIMTADFVRTARSKGMSETRVVKWHVMRNALVIILTTVGLQFGGLMGQAVVVEKLFSWPGIGSLLVDSVLQRDIPAVQGSILVVVLAFLAINLLIDVLYGVIDPRIRYA from the coding sequence ATGCTTTCGTTCCTGTTCCGTCGTCTGCTGCAAACCATTCCGACCGTGCTCGCCGTCGTGCTGCTGGTGTTCGTGCTGTTCAGCGTCGTTCCCGGCAGCATCGTCACGAGCATGAGCGACGATGCCGATCCTCAGGTCGAGCTGCGCCTGAAGAAGCAGCTCGGCCTCGACCAGCCCGTCTATGTGCGTTTCGGCGCCTATATCGCCAAGCTCGTAACAGGTGATTTCGGGACCTCGTTCCGGACCCGCGAGCCCGTGACGGCCATGATCGCCAAGCGGGCGTGGCCGACGCTGCAGCTGATCTTTGCGGCCATGGCGTTTTCCGTCGCGATCGGCGTGCCGCTCGGCTTCATCGCCGCATTGCGGCCGGGCGGCATCGTCGACACGCTCGCCATGGTCGTGGCTGTCTCGGGCCTTTCCATCGCCAAGTTCTGGCTCGGGCTGGTGCTGATGTATCTGTTCGCGTTGAAGCTCGGCTGGCTACCGAGCTTCGGCTATGGCGATGGCGGCCTGAAATATCTGCTGCTGCCGGCCGTGACACTCGGCGTCTCGCCGATGGCGCTGTTTGCCCGCACCACGCGGGCCGCCGTCCTCGAGATCATGACCGCCGATTTCGTCCGCACCGCGCGCTCCAAGGGCATGAGCGAGACCCGCGTGGTGAAGTGGCACGTCATGCGCAACGCGCTCGTCATCATTCTCACCACCGTCGGGCTGCAGTTCGGCGGCCTGATGGGGCAGGCGGTCGTTGTCGAGAAACTGTTCTCCTGGCCGGGCATCGGCTCGCTGCTGGTCGACAGCGTCCTGCAGCGCGACATTCCCGCCGTCCAGGGCTCCATTCTCGTGGTGGTGCTGGCCTTTCTCGCGATCAATCTGCTGATCGACGTGCTCTACGGCGTGATCGATCCCAGGATCAGATACGCATGA
- a CDS encoding ABC transporter substrate-binding protein yields MVLRIVAIVAGLALALAGTVEAQTPRKGGTIRMTAPYGSSFTSLDIHTTQRAQDEIYAKALHRSLYIWNSAEGKPVLELAKEDVVSGGGLVHTFKLRDDAYFHNGRKMTADDIIWSYNRIMDGTKAYPGARFVRVIEGAAAVEKGQAKEISGLKKIDDFTLEMKLTEKVEPGFYFFTALTSIYPADEGAKDSFIQKPIGLGPFKFVEHVPGSRIVLERWDRFYKPGKPYADKIVVSIMGEAAARDVAFRNKEIDTSVLGPAQYVAYQSDAALKGTIVEVAEVFTRYMGMNPSFKPFADKRVRQAINYAIDTDLIINKLVKGKAYRATSWLPLTSPAYDKAMKPYPYDPAKAKQLLTEAGYPQGFEFEWTTSQNESWGLPIVSAVIPMLDKVGIKAKVKQVETAVLAEVVRTGDYQAFVYSQASGPDPQAALKCFHSSTPQPACNYMNFKNADFDKIVDEAGQADDPAKRIELLQKANALLYEEAPVWFFNYNKAVMAVQPWLKGVQLNATELTHQNVEDLWVDETSPAK; encoded by the coding sequence ATGGTGCTCAGGATTGTGGCGATCGTTGCTGGTTTGGCGCTGGCGCTCGCCGGAACGGTGGAGGCCCAGACCCCGCGCAAGGGCGGAACCATCCGCATGACCGCGCCCTATGGCTCGAGCTTCACGAGCCTCGACATTCACACCACACAGCGTGCCCAGGACGAGATCTACGCCAAGGCCCTGCATCGCTCGCTCTACATCTGGAATTCGGCGGAGGGCAAGCCGGTGCTGGAGCTTGCCAAGGAGGATGTGGTCTCCGGCGGAGGGCTCGTTCACACCTTCAAGCTGCGTGACGACGCCTATTTCCACAACGGCCGCAAGATGACGGCGGACGACATCATCTGGTCCTACAACCGCATCATGGACGGCACCAAGGCCTATCCCGGCGCCCGCTTCGTCCGCGTGATCGAGGGCGCGGCCGCGGTCGAGAAAGGCCAGGCCAAGGAGATCTCCGGCCTGAAGAAGATCGACGACTTCACCCTCGAGATGAAGCTGACCGAGAAGGTCGAGCCGGGCTTCTACTTCTTCACCGCGCTGACCTCGATCTATCCCGCCGACGAGGGCGCCAAGGACAGCTTCATCCAGAAGCCGATCGGCCTCGGGCCGTTCAAATTCGTCGAGCACGTGCCGGGATCGCGTATCGTGCTGGAGCGGTGGGACCGGTTCTACAAGCCCGGCAAGCCCTATGCCGACAAGATCGTCGTGTCGATCATGGGCGAGGCCGCTGCGCGCGACGTCGCGTTCCGCAACAAGGAGATCGACACTTCGGTGCTCGGGCCCGCGCAATACGTCGCCTACCAGTCCGACGCCGCCCTCAAGGGCACCATCGTCGAGGTCGCCGAGGTCTTCACGCGCTATATGGGGATGAATCCCTCGTTCAAGCCGTTCGCCGACAAGCGCGTCCGGCAGGCGATCAACTACGCGATCGACACCGATCTGATCATCAACAAGCTGGTCAAGGGCAAGGCCTATCGCGCCACCAGCTGGCTGCCGCTGACTTCGCCCGCCTACGACAAGGCGATGAAGCCTTATCCGTACGATCCCGCCAAGGCCAAGCAGCTGCTGACCGAGGCCGGCTATCCCCAAGGCTTCGAATTCGAATGGACCACCAGCCAGAACGAAAGCTGGGGCTTGCCGATCGTCTCGGCCGTCATCCCCATGCTGGACAAGGTCGGCATCAAGGCGAAGGTCAAGCAGGTCGAGACGGCAGTGCTGGCGGAGGTGGTCCGCACCGGCGACTACCAGGCCTTCGTCTATTCCCAGGCGAGCGGCCCGGATCCGCAGGCCGCGCTCAAATGCTTCCACTCGTCGACGCCGCAGCCGGCCTGCAATTACATGAACTTCAAGAATGCCGACTTCGACAAGATCGTCGATGAGGCCGGGCAGGCCGACGATCCCGCCAAGCGCATCGAGCTGCTGCAGAAGGCCAATGCGCTGCTCTATGAGGAGGCGCCGGTCTGGTTCTTCAACTACAACAAGGCGGTCATGGCGGTGCAGCCGTGGCTCAAGGGCGTTCAGCTGAACGCGACGGAGCTGACTCACCAGAACGTCGAGGACCTCTGGGTCGACGAGACCTCGCCCGCGAAGTGA